From the genome of Ptychodera flava strain L36383 chromosome 20, AS_Pfla_20210202, whole genome shotgun sequence, one region includes:
- the LOC139119746 gene encoding growth hormone secretagogue receptor type 1-like codes for MASGATDLRLLFLKQKERTTIMSSYPPALENCTGNGTLENCTMAAGFLPVIPVLPSPTLIVTTIAYVIIFILGVVGNAMVAFVVWKNNDMRSSTNYFLVNLSIADLLVLIICMPTALLETYVISPFLLGEVMCKLSPFLERTAAHASVLTLVAVAIERYYAICHPLKAQYKCTPGKTIKICFLIWIMASLSTVPNIMSTVHEPRPDGRGNIVYDCRTYTRNKASKIYMMFAIPVIFFALPMFLLSVLYCLIIRTLNYANPTLKSENSMAITKTSGTAGLARHKANYKLTTSRQALNKHAHSPTSEKEENMQEQKLLANSAAVASERARRRVVYMLLTVVTLFFLCLLPERVVNLYFSFASDEELSDMGVMGQLSIVIFCRVMFYLNSAVNPAVYNIASTKFRTAFLHAVGIRKRKLGRSGTVLTTVSRSSLRMSQRSISTVSKWTKRPDLERKRKKRRMFRYKHSSMIALRLFKVERESWVTCPSPQG; via the exons ATGGCAAGTGGGGCGACCGATTTGAGACTTTTGTTTCTGAAGCAAAAAGAAAGAACTACCATTATGTCAAGCTATCCTCCGGCGTTAGAAAATTGCACAGGTAACGGGACACTAGAAAATTGCACCATGGCAGCGGGTTTCTTGCCGGTGATTCCCGTTCTACCGTCGCCGACCCTGATCGTCACAACCATTGCCTATGTTATTATATTCATACTCGGTGTGGTTGGTAACGCCATGGTTGCGTTCGTCGTGTGGAAAAACAACGACATGAGGAGTTCCACCAACTACTTCCTCGTTAATCTCAGTATCGCGGATCTGCTGGTCCTGATCATTTGTATGCCGACAGCGTTGCTGGAAACCTATGTCATAAGCCCGTTCCTGCTCGGCGAAGTCATGT GCAAGTTGAGTCCATTCTTGGAACGGACAGCGGCACACGCGTCCGTTTTGACATTGGTCGCTGTTGCCATAGAGCGTTACTACGCTATTTGCCACCCCTTGAAAGCTCAGTACAAGTGCACGCCTGGGAAGACCATCAAAATCTGCTTCTTGATTTGGATAATGGCCAGCTTGTCGACGGTACCCAACATCATGTCAACTGTTCACGAACCTCGTCCGGATGGACGGGGGAATATTGTGTATGACTGCCGGACCTACACGAGGAATAAGGCTTCGAAGATTTACATGATGTTCGCGATTCCCGTGATTTTCTTTGCTCTGCCAATGTTCTTACTCAGCGTGCTCTACTGTCTCATAATTCGCACCTTGAATTACGCCAACCCAACTCTGAAGTCGGAAAACTCCATGGCCATTACCAAAACAAGCGGCACCGCGGGCCTCGCGAGACACAAGGCCAACTACAAGCTGACGACATCTCGCCAGGCTCTCAACAAGCATGCGCACAGCCCGACAAGCGAAAAGGAGGAGAACATGCAGGAACAAAAACTTTTGGCCAACTCCGCCGCCGTGGCTTCGGAGAGGGCAAGAAGACGCGTAGTGTACATGCTCTTGACAGTTGTAACGCTGTTCTTTCTCTGTCTCCTGCCCGAGCGAGTCGTCAACTTATATTTCTCCTTCGCTTCCGACGAGGAACTGAGCGACATGGGGGTCATGGGTCAGCTGAGCATCGTCATCTTCTGTCGGGTGATGTTCTACCTGAACTCCGCTGTCAATCCGGCCGTGTACAACATAGCTTCCACCAAGTTTCGCACAGCGTTCCTACACGCCGTTGGAATCAGAAAGAGAAAACTAGGCAGGTCTGGTACAGTACTCACCACGGTGTCTCGATCGAGTCTGAGAATGAGCCAGCGTAGCATAAGTACCGTTTCAAAAT GGACAAAGAGGCCTGATCTTGAACGCAAGCGGAAAAAACGTAGAATGTTCCGCTACAAACATAGTAGCATGATTGCCTTGAGGCTTTTTAAAGTGGAGAGAGAGAGCTGGGTGACTTGTCCGTCGCCACAGGGGTAA